aaatctttgcaTCTTGAATAAcaaatttatgaaataatatattgtcATAAATGTAAGTTTgcaatggtttcttcttcttattatttttaaaaaaatatatatactgattttgtaaaaggttactttataaattatgacatctttatttttataaaatgagtttCCGTGCGATATCACACGGATTACTTATCTAGTTTATATAGATATATTGATCTCTAAATTTATGTAAAAGATATTAAAGTTCCTACAAAATAGTTATGGCCCCAAAATCTCAGAGGATGTCCTTCTGGTGTATTGTGATCAATCCAACTACTATATGGCATTGAACTCTCCCCCATCCAAATTTCAACAAGGTATGTCTCCCTCTTCCTACCATTTTTCTTTGACTAGATCGGGTATACACCCATTATCTTCGCATGGATTCGGTAAAGATTGATTCAGTGGCACCTACAAACCAGTTTGGCTATATAACTCTCAAGAGTTTGACGATGTTACAACTACATGTGAAGTTTTCGATTTTAGCACCAACGCTTGGAGGTATGTCACTCCTGCATCCCCTTGTGAGATTACTGATGAGCTCCCTCCTGTATATGAATATGTAGAAGGATCGCTTCATTAGTTCACAAAGTATGAAGAAACCTAAGTATTATCATTGATTTACTTGATAAACAGTTTCATGTTCTCACTCccatttcattttcttcaccAAAACAAGAGGTCTAATCCAGTGATATGTGTACCTGCACAAGTTGAGGGCATTTTCTTTCTCCATATATCCAGCACTAAATTGTTTATGGCTTAAAATCTCATGACCGGCCCTGAATAGGCAAATAACATTTCAGATGTATGTATCAAAACATACAGAGAAACAGCAACAATCATTCATGTAAGAAGGATCAAGAAATGCATTTGTTTATTCATTCGTTGGTTCTCTAAAAGATCAGATTAGAAATCTCATTGGTTTACTTTTGAAGGAGAACAATTGTCTCTCTAATTCACTGCATCATTCAATACCAAAACCACTGAAGCAAGTTCAAATTTTTCAGTATTTGCTAAATTGATTCCCAACATGAAGCTAATTAGACTATAAACATATGCTTTACATTTCAAATGGTAAGTATTAATATTTGAAGTCAAATGAATAATGGaggaaatgaaacaaaaaaaaaatcaaagtctAGTTAGCTTCATGTTGCAAAATCCACTGAATATTAGTACAAACAAAGAGTGTCCTTGACAGTACAGCTTCCAGCTTAGATGTTGATTATTCAGATACAAATGAGAGGGAATATAGGCCTTTACAGTATCAAGCAGATGAGTGAATAGAAGCACATCTTGGAGTGGTCTTTTGTCTGAGAAGAGTCTTGAGCTGAACCTTTTGACACTCGATCTTCGAACCCCATTTCTCACTTTTTGATCTTATTGCTCTCATAACTCTAGGGAACTCCACAAACCCTTTGATCCCTCTCTTTATGTGCGGATTCTCACACCTCCCACTCGCAGGTGTACTACTCGCTCTATCCAGTATCTTTGTTTTCATGATCATGTTCCTCTCCTTGTCTCTTTCTTTATTAGACTCCTCTAACTCAGATAGCTTCTCCTCCAAGAAAAGCCTTGCATCCGACAGCTTCATCTGAACTCTCTCTTCCCTCAGAACATCTGCCAACCTATGCATCTGTCTCTCTTCCTCAACTTCTTGTCTCATCCTAACCATCTCTGCTTTCTCAGATGAACTCTCCTTTAAGAGCCGCTTGTATTGCATCTCCTCAGCTTCTCTACCCTTTCTCTCATCCTCCACATCTTTGGCCAGCCTCATGTTCATCAGCTCTGCCCGTCTTCGAGCTTTTCTCTCGTAGTCCAGCTCTGCCTTCATCCCCTTGATCTCGGCTCTAGCTTTCTCTAGTTCAGATTCCATGAAGACTCTTATGAAATTCAGATCCCAAATAAAAGACTTGCGTTGGTGTTGATGCTCTTGAGACTGTGAGCAACAGTAGTAAGGGTTGTCATAAAGTTTCCATACGGAGTCCATTATATCTGAAGTGGTGGTATTGTGAGGATCTGAAGTGGGGATTCTGGTCATCATCGTTTCATGactcctctccatcttcatATCTAAGCTTTAGCTGTAAAAGGAGGTGGTGAgatgtcttttatttttaaacaatgtATTCAGTATAAAGGAAAAAAGGAAATAGAAAGTTGGGTTAATCTATTATCACTTTAGAAGATGGAAGTGTGTTGTAAAGCTGAAAGACTCATCACATGTTTATCAGCTCTAATCATTCTTTCTCgagtctttctctctctctctctcttgaccTCAAAGTTAGCTGCTATCTTTAGAGAGTAAGAAAATTGGGCAGAAACAAAGGCTGTCTTACTCTTTAGGTAACTAACAATAACAGTTCAATGTCTGTGATTGTTTGTTGGGCCAACCAACTTCCATGTGCTTTCAATGAATCACCTCCCAATCACACTCTTTTCATTCTGTTTGTACTCTTAGGTGTGGCCCATTCAAATATTAATGTTTCACCTGTTCAGTTTTGTACACCCTAGCTATAGGAATTAAATCAGAAATACGCTTCACGGAAAAGTGGAGAGAGAGGTATACGCTCAAGTGTATGTGTATCATAAACTTTCACAACTCAACTAGAATAGTAACAAAGAATACTAACTAGTATCAAGACTCTTTACATTGTTGACTTTTATCtgtatatgtttataaaaaagTATGTAATGTATATCTCTTGGAAAAAAACACATCTGGCTGGTCAAATGCCGTTCATGCTTGTAGTTTAGGGCAGACTGGCGAGCTTGGATTGGACATAGAACCTGCATGCAGGTAGGCAACATCATCATGTGTTAGTTTAAATTGCATACTAGCTACATCTAATTCAGTCTGAGACTTTGCAAGACGTACATATATATGCTAGACAAGGTTGTTTGGTGGCTGGATCATCCTCAAAGGCAGGAGGCGCTTGGCCGTATATCATCTCGCAACTCATATCATCAAAATCTACAACAGAAAATGAAGAGAATGGGCAATTATGTTGAGGAAGAAGAGATTATATGGTGAGAAGGAGATTACTTACTCGGGTTCATGGTGAGTGGGAGGCCAAACTCATTGGTGAAGAAATCTTGTGTTGGGATCTTGCACATATTCACACACATTCCTACACACCCACTGTTCTCCAGATACCTTCAATATTAATAGAAGTAGCAAGTATGTGAACGATTTTGGGAGCTAcgaataatttagtaaaaatataaataaaatttttgaggctttatgtttatgtatattaggttttaaaattttggaaatcaTACACCAATGTTTCAGTTGCCGTGCCTATGTCCACAACAAGTAGTAATAGTCAAAAACAATTTGAACTTAATTGCTACCTGCATTTCTTTATACGAACGCCACTT
This genomic stretch from Brassica napus cultivar Da-Ae chromosome C9, Da-Ae, whole genome shotgun sequence harbors:
- the LOC106392203 gene encoding protein BRANCHLESS TRICHOME-like — encoded protein: MKMERSHETMMTRIPTSDPHNTTTSDIMDSVWKLYDNPYYCCSQSQEHQHQRKSFIWDLNFIRVFMESELEKARAEIKGMKAELDYERKARRRAELMNMRLAKDVEDERKGREAEEMQYKRLLKESSSEKAEMVRMRQEVEEERQMHRLADVLREERVQMKLSDARLFLEEKLSELEESNKERDKERNMIMKTKILDRASSTPASGRCENPHIKRGIKGFVEFPRVMRAIRSKSEKWGSKIECQKVQLKTLLRQKTTPRCASIHSSA